Below is a genomic region from Acidobacteriota bacterium.
TGGATCGCGCTACCTGCGGGGTATTTCCGTCGTCAACTGGCCGCTTCGGCGGGTGATTCTCAGCTCGTTTGCCAACTGGTACGTCCGGACGATTACGCGACTGACCGTTCGCGATTGCACGGCGGGATTCAGGGCCTGGCGCCGCGAAGCCCTCGCCAGCATTCCGATTGACGGCATGTTGTCGGAAGGCTACGCGTTCGTGGTGGAAATGACGTTCGAAGCGGCACGACGGGGCTATCGCATCGGCGAAGTGCCCATCATTTTCGTGGAGCGGCGCGAAGGCGTCTCCAAGATGTCGACGCGCGTGTTGACCGAGTCGATGCTGATGCCGTGGCGGCTGGTCTGGCGGGGTCTCTGGCGGACGGGCACCGGAGGCGCCGGCTCGTGACGACGCGTCAGGTCGTCGTGATGGTGACGACCTCGTACCCCAGGTTTCCGGGAGACACCATCGGGACGTTCATGGAGCCAATCGCCCGGGGGCTCGCGGCGCGCGGGCACCGCATCCACGTGGTGCTGCCATGGCATCCGCGCCTCACGCGCCTCGGCGTCGACGAGGGCATCCACTTCCACCCGGTTCGCTATGCGCCGCACCCGAGCCTGAACGTGTTCGGCTACGCCGAATCGCTGCAGGCCGACGTGCACCTGCGTCTCGCCGCCCTTCTGGCGGCGCCGCTGGCGCTTCAGGCGCTTGTCCGCACCACCCGGCGCGTGGCGCGCGAGGTGGGCGCCACGTTGCTGCACGGCCACTGGCTCATTCCCGGGGGCGCGGTCGCAGCGGCAGCCGGCACAGCACTACCGGTGGTGACGAGCCTGCACGGATCCGATGTGTTCCTCGCCGAACGACACGCCGTCGCGCGCCTCGGCGCCCGGTTCGCCCTGCGCCGCGTGGACTGGATCACCGCGTGCAGCGACGACCTGCGCACCCGCACGATCGCGCTCGGCGCCTCCGCCGATCGCATCGAGACGATTCCGTACGGGGTCGATGTCGATCGGTTTCGGCCGGACCCTGATATCCGCGCCGCGAGCCGGCGCGCGCTCGAGCTCGCGCCGGACGACGTGATGTTGTTTACGGCGGGGCGGTTCGTCCGAAAAAAGGGATTCGAGTACTTGATAGATGCGGTCGGCCGCCTGGCGCCGCGGTGGCCCGGCGTGCGCCTGATCATGGCCGGAGGAGGCGACCTCGATCACGAGTTGCGGGATCGAGTCGACAAGCTGGGCATCGGCGGCCACGTCCGATTCGTCGGTGTGCTGGCACAGCCGGATGTGGCCCGGCACCTGGCGGCCGCGGATATCGCGGTGATGCCGTCGATTCGAGACGACGCGGGCAATGTCGATGGCCTGCCGAATACGGTCATGGAAGCGCTGGCGTCGGGAACGCCGCTGGTGGCGACCACGGCTGGCGGCATCCCGTCGGTCGTCACCCATGAACAGAACGGGCTGCTGGTGCCGGAGAAGGATGTGGCCGCACTCGAGGCGGCGATTGAGCGGCTGATCGCCAATCCGGCGGCCCGAGCCACGCTCGGCGCCGCCGCCAGAGCCGACGCGGTGGCCACCCGAACGTGGGACCGGGTCGCCGAACGGATGGAACAGGTGTACGATCGGGCGGCTGATTGGCGTGACAGGCACTGCGGTACCGGACGGGACTCTCGATGACAGCACCTCCACAGGCGCCGGGGTTGAGCATCTTCTTCCCCGCCTACAACGACAGCGGCACGATCGCCAGCATGGTCATCGGTGCGATCGTGGCCGCGCGGGCCCTGACATCTGACTTCGAGGTGCTCGTCATCAATGACGGCAGCCGCGACCTGACGCCACAGATTGCCGACGAACTGGCGCGTGTCT
It encodes:
- a CDS encoding polyprenol monophosphomannose synthase, producing MHVLIIVPTYNERENLPILLDWILAHYDYRVLVVDDQSPDGTGAVADEYAGRHPDRIDVLHRTGPRGLGRSYIDGMKRALAGDHDVICQMDADFSHDPKYLPDLIAATAQCDLVIGSRYLRGISVVNWPLRRVILSSFANWYVRTITRLTVRDCTAGFRAWRREALASIPIDGMLSEGYAFVVEMTFEAARRGYRIGEVPIIFVERREGVSKMSTRVLTESMLMPWRLVWRGLWRTGTGGAGS
- a CDS encoding glycosyltransferase family 4 protein, producing MTTRQVVVMVTTSYPRFPGDTIGTFMEPIARGLAARGHRIHVVLPWHPRLTRLGVDEGIHFHPVRYAPHPSLNVFGYAESLQADVHLRLAALLAAPLALQALVRTTRRVAREVGATLLHGHWLIPGGAVAAAAGTALPVVTSLHGSDVFLAERHAVARLGARFALRRVDWITACSDDLRTRTIALGASADRIETIPYGVDVDRFRPDPDIRAASRRALELAPDDVMLFTAGRFVRKKGFEYLIDAVGRLAPRWPGVRLIMAGGGDLDHELRDRVDKLGIGGHVRFVGVLAQPDVARHLAAADIAVMPSIRDDAGNVDGLPNTVMEALASGTPLVATTAGGIPSVVTHEQNGLLVPEKDVAALEAAIERLIANPAARATLGAAARADAVATRTWDRVAERMEQVYDRAADWRDRHCGTGRDSR